The Candida dubliniensis CD36 chromosome 2, complete sequence genome contains a region encoding:
- a CDS encoding copper amine oxidase, putative (Similar to Aspergillus niger AO-1): MSSSSSSTIHPFQPVKDYEIRLASKLVKDAYPASANVHFVQIDRVDPPKKDMKQYIIAEREGLSLPKIPRILYLYYYTNTMEFNKALVNVTIGHIITKIQLPKGIIGPLLPDDMMEWEEYCNNHPIVKAEIDKLKLPSGYSVRNDPWIYATDDINESRPLIQFYMYVLAGNGHSESNHYSLPLKFSPVFECFTKKFIRIDYLPGGFDHKTVPTGPWQQVPCVQYHPDLNGETKMRNVKPLLISQPEGPSFQIIDNNKVIWQGWEFRVSPNSREGFAIYDCWFKGRQTFYRISLSEMTVPYGDPRAPYHRKQAFDLGDCGFGVNGNKLALGCDCLGVIKYLDGHGIHSNGEPFIIPNTVCMHEQDDGLLYKHVNYRTDNAVVARKRIFIVQTIATVANYEYIINLKFVTDGSIDIEVRATGILSTMPIDENVKVPWGTIVGPNVMAAYHQHILNFRIDPAIDGHSNSVVYDDAIKLPRDEFNPYGIGFVTDRHFVEKSGYIEQAPFDNRTYKIINENIINPISKTPVGYKINMPARQMLLADPDSFNSKRAKFATQQVWVTKYKDHQLFAAGEFTNQSKIDTGITEWANGIDSVRNDDIVVWATMGFTHIPRVEDFPVMPVETHNIQLAPANFFDRNPALDLPQSNNGFNKSVLVADNNNEKACCKNKI, from the coding sequence atgtcatcatcatcatcatcaactatTCATCCTTTCCAACCAGTTAAAGATTATGAAATTAGATTAGCTTCTAAATTAGTTAAAGATGCTTATCCAGCATCAGCTAATGTTcattttgttcaaattgATCGAGTTGATCCACCTAAAAAAGATATGAAACAATATATTATTGCTGAAAGAGAAGGATTATCATTACCAAAAATTCCTCgaattttatatttatattattatactaATACTATGGAATTTAATAAAGCTTTAGTTAATGTTACTATTGGTCAtattattacaaaaattcaattaccAAAAGGAATTATTGGACCTTTATTACCTGATGATATGATGGAATGGGAAGAATATTGTAATAATCATCCAATTGTTAAAGcagaaattgataaattgaaattaccTTCAGGTTATTCAGTTAGAAATGATCCTTGGATTTATGCTACtgatgatattaatgaatcaagaccattaattcaattttatatgtatgtattaGCTGGAAATGGTCATAGTGAATCTAATCATTATTCATTACCATTAAAATTTTCTCCAGTATTTGAATGTTTTACCAAAAAATTCATTCgtattgattatttaccTGGTGGATTTGATCATAAAACTGTTCCAACTGGTCCTTGGCAACAAGTTCCTTGTGTTCAATATCATCCTGATTTAAATGGTGAAACTAAAATGAGAAATGTTAAACCATTATTGATTTCACAACCTGAAGGTCCAtcatttcaaattattgataataataaagttaTTTGGCAAGGTTGGGAATTTAGAGTATCACCAAATTCAAGAGAAGGTTTTGCTATTTATGATTGTTGGTTTAAAGGTAGACAAACTTTTTATAGAATTTCTTTATCAGAAATGACAGTTCCTTATGGTGATCCAAGAGCTCCTTATCATAGAAAACAAGCATTTGATTTAGGTGATTGTGGATTTGGAGttaatggtaataaattAGCTTTAGGTTGTGATTGTTTAGGagttattaaatatttagaTGGTCATGGTATTCATAGTAATGGTGAACCATTTATAATTCCTAATACGGTTTGTATGCATGAACAAGATGATGgattattatataaacaTGTTAATTATCGTACTGATaatgctgttgttgctaggaaaagaatttttattgttcAAACTATTGCTACGGTGGCTAATTatgaatatattattaatttgaaatttgttaCTGATGGAtctattgatattgaagtTAGAGCTACAGGGATTTTATCAACTATGccaattgatgaaaatgttAAAGTTCCTTGGGGTACAATTGTTGGTCCAAATGTTATGGCAGCTTATCATCAAcatattttaaattttagAATTGATCCTGCCATTGATGGTCATCTGAATTCAGTTGTTTATGATGATGCCATTAAATTACCTCGAGATGAATTTAATCCTTATGGAATTGGATTTGTTACTGATAGacattttgttgaaaaatcagGATATATTGAACAAGCTCCATTTGATAATAGAACttataaaatcattaatgaaaatattattaatccAATATCGAAAACTCCTGTTGGttataaaattaatatgCCAGCTAGACAAATGTTATTAGCTGATCCtgattcatttaattctaAACGAGCAAAATTTGCTACTCAACAAGTTTGGGTGACTAAATATAAAgatcatcaattatttgcCGCTGGAGAATTTACTAATCAAAGTAAAATTGATACTGGTATAACTGAATGGGCTAATGGAATTGATTCAGTTAgaaatgatgatattgttgtttgggCAACTATGGGTTTTACTCATATTCCAAGAGTTGAAGATTTCCCAGTTATGCCAGTAGAAACTcataatattcaattggCTCCAGCTAATTTCTTTGATAGAAATCCTGCTTTAGATTTACctcaatcaaataatggatttaataaatcagtGTTGGTGgctgataataataatgaaaaagcTTGTTGTAAAAATAAGATTTAA
- a CDS encoding oxidoreductase, putative (In S. cerevisiae, catalyzes NADPH-dependent reduction of the bicyclic diketone bicyclo[2.2.2]octane-2,6-dione (BCO2,6D) to the chiral ketoalcohol (1R,4S,6S)-6-hydroxybicyclo[2.2.2]octane-2-one (BCO2one6ol)), protein MTDKIKPSTTVFVSGASGFIAQELIKQLIIKGYNVIGSVRSIIKGESIKSNLSSFKNGKFNYIIIKDISLLGAFDNVLQKYPEIEIFIHTASPFHFKAENIEQELLIPAINGTKNALLAIKKYGHNINHVVITSSVVAVGKFGKFEKFEKFPQNNDSKLELIIDENSWNPITWEMALKNPVYGYFGSKTFAEKEVWKFEKFETPKFNITTINPGMVLGPQAFPINIEYDNNNNNNKKKKNLQLNTSSQEIVRLLNLPTNDINKVKISTRLINTFIDVRDVAKAHIIAFENSEKTKNKRLLLIQDFYNDQKLLNIINKNFPQLNLPKGEFIKGEINKSNLKNSWNTIKTKTIFGDKYIEIEKSVIDSVNQILEAKNKESSQCKL, encoded by the coding sequence ATGACTGATAAAATTAAACCATCTACTACAGTATTTGTTTCTGGTGCTTCTGGATTCATTGCTCAAGaattaatcaaacaattaattataaaaGGATATAATGTTATTGGATCAGTAAGATCCATTATTAAAGgagaatcaattaaatctaatttatcatcatttaaaaatggtaaatttaattatataattattaaagatatttcattattaggagcatttgataatgtattacaaaaatatcctgaaattgaaatttttataCATACAGCATCACCATTCCATTTTAAAGCAgaaaatattgaacaagaattattaattccAGCAATTAATGGTACTAAAAATGCTTTATTAGCCATTAAAAAATATGGTCATAATATTAATCATGTAGTAATTACTTCATCAGTAGTTGCTGTAGGGAAATTTGGGAAATTTGAGAAATTTGAGAAATTTCCtcaaaataatgattctaaattagaattgataattgatgaaaattcaTGGAATCCAATTACTTGGGAAATGGCATTGAAAAATCCTGTTTATGGATATTTTGGTTCGAAAACTTTTGCTGAAAAAGAAGTTtggaaatttgaaaaatttgaaaccCCAAAATTTAATATAACAACTATTAATCCAGGAATGGTATTAGGACCTCAAGCATTCCCcattaatattgaatatgataataataataacaataacaagaagaagaagaatttacAATTGAATACTTCATCACAAGAAATTGTTcgattattaaatttaccaaccaatgatataaataaagTTAAAATATCAACTCGATTAATAAATACATTTATTGATGTTAGAGATGTTGCTAAAGCTCATATTATAGCATTTGAAAATTCtgaaaaaactaaaaataaacgattattattaattcaagatttttataatgatcaaaaattacttaatataattaataaaaattttcctcaattgaatttaccaaaaggtgaatttattaaaggtgaaattaataaatcaaatttaaaaaattcttgGAATACtattaaaactaaaactattttcggtgataaatatattgaaattgaaaaaagtgTGATTGATTCAGTTAATCAAATCCTTGAAgctaaaaataaagaatcTTCTCAATGtaaattgtaa
- a CDS encoding D-lactaldehyde dehydrogenase, putative (Similar to S. cerevisiae GRE2;~In S. cerevisiae, stress induced (osmotic, ionic, oxidative, heat shock and heavy metals); regulated by the HOG pathway) encodes MSGETVFITGATGYIAQHIIKQLLSKGYSVIGSVRSHTKGEQLKELITAHHQDSTGTAKFDYVIVESLTSFGAFDSILQNHKEISIFIHTASPIPFPTDNIERDILNPAIDGTKNVLQSIKKYGNDNIKRVVITSSIAAIKPFGDEQTELKIISEKDWNPITFEQGLDNPIIAYYASKTLAEREVWKFIDEQSGNDNQINFKLAVVNPSFVFGPQAFGIKDKSAVLRSSAEIVNSILKLKSNDSIPSFVASFIDARDVAKAHILAFENNNTIGQRLLLNNEIFTKELIAHLIKKNFPSLDIPEGDVVKSEEQIANYPWRVDSTKTEKILGFEYIPLEKSIIDTVNQLI; translated from the coding sequence ATGTCTGGAGAAACAGTTTTTATCACAGGAGCAACTGGATATATTGCTCAAcatattattaaacaattattatctaAAGGTTATTCAGTGATTGGATCAGTTCGTTCTCATACTAAAGGtgaacaattgaaagaattaattaCTGCTCATCATCAAGATTCTACTGGTACTgctaaatttgattatgtTATAGTGGAAAGTCTTACTTCATTTGGAGCATTTGATTCTATTTTACAAAATCATAAAGAAATTAGTATTTTCATTCATACGGCTTCACCAATTCCATTTCCTACTGATAATATTGAACGGGATATTTTAAATCCAGCTATTGATGGGACAAAAAATGTTttacaatcaattaaaaaatatggtaatgataatattaaaagaGTAGTTATAACTTCATCAATTGCTGCTATTAAACCATTTGGAGATGAACAAACTGAACTTAAAATAATCCTGGAAAAAGATTGGAATCCAATTACTTTTGAACAAGGTCTTGATAATCCAATTATTGCTTATTATGCTTCTAAAACTTTAGCAGAAAGAGAAGTTTggaaatttattgatgaacAAAGTGGGAATgacaatcaaataaattttaaaCTTGCAGTAGTTAATCCTCTGTTTGTATTTGGACCTCAAGCTTTTGGTATTAAAGATAAATCAGCGGTATTAAGATCTTCAGCAGAAATtgttaattcaattttgaaattgaaatcaaatgattcaattcCTTCGTTTGTGGcttcatttattgatgCTCGTGATGTTGCTAAAGCTCATATTCTTGcctttgaaaataataatactattGGTCAACGATTActtttaaataatgaaattttcactaaagaattaattgctcatttaattaaaaagaatttcCCTTCATTGGATATTCCTGAAGGTGATGTTGTTAAAAGTGAAGAACAAATTGCAAATTATCCTTGGAGAGTTGATAGTActaaaactgaaaaaattcttggatttgaatatattcCATTGGAAAAAAGTATAATTGATACtgttaatcaattaatttga
- a CDS encoding integral membrane protein, eisosome component, putative (Similar to S. cerevisiae PIL1;~In S. cerevisiae, eisosomes are large immobile patch structures at the cell cortex associated with endocytosis; null mutants show activation of Pkc1p/Ypk1p stress resistance pathways): protein MHRTYSLRSTRAPTASQLQAPPPPPSSTKSKFFGKGSISHTFRKQAAGALGPELSRKLAILIKMEKNLMRSIEITSRERKDVAKQLSLWGEANEDDISDITDKLGVLIYEVGELEDQFIDRYDQYRITLKSIRDIEGSVQPSRERKQKITDQIAYLKYKDPQSPKINVLEQELVRAEAESLVAEAQLSNITREKLKTAFNYQFDSIREHAEKIALIAGYGKALLELLDESPVTPGETRPAYDGYEASKQIIIDAENALASWTFDSAVVRPTLSLAAHDEEEEEGAYEDDELANEAENLRIAEKDFDEVEAKIAA from the coding sequence ATGCATAGAACTTATTCTTTAAGATCCACTAGAGCTCCAACTGCATCTCAATTACAAgctcctcctcctccacCATCATCTACCAAATCTAAATTTTTTGGTAAAGGATCCATTAGTCATACTTTCCGTAAACAAGCTGCTGGGGCTTTAGGTCCAGAATTGTCAAGAAAATTGgcaattttaattaaaatggaaaaaaatttaatgagatcaattgaaatcacTTCTCGTGAAAGAAAAGATGTTGCTAAACAATTATCTTTATGGGGTGAAGCcaatgaagatgatattAGTGATATCACTGATAAATTGGGGGTTTTAATCTATGAAGTTGGTGAATTGGAAGATCAATTTATCGATAGATATGATCAATATAGAATCACTTTGAAATCTATTAGAGATATTGAAGGTTCAGTTCAACCAAGtagagaaagaaaacaaaaaattactgATCAAATTGcttatttgaaatataaaGATCCTCAATCTCCAAAAATTAATGTTTTAGAACAAGAATTAGTTAGAGCTGAAGCTGAATCTTTAGTTGCTGAAGCTCAATTGAGTAATATTACTagagaaaaattgaaaactgcttttaattatcaatttgattctaTTAGAGAACACGCTGAAAAAATTGCTTTAATTGCTGGTTATGGTAAAGCtttattagaattattagatgaaAGTCCAGTTACTCCAGGTGAAACTAGACCAGCTTATGATGGTTATGAAGCTTCTAAAcaaatcattattgatgCTGAAAATGCTTTAGCTTCTTGGACTTTTGATTCTGCTGTTGTTCGTCCAACTTTATCTTTAGCTGCtcatgatgaagaagaagaagaaggtgcttatgaagatgatgaattggCTAATGAAGCTGAAAATTTGAGAATTGCTGAAAAAGATTTCGATGAAGTTGAAGCTAAAATTGCtgcttaa